The stretch of DNA AATGCGAAGTACAATCATGGAAAGATATTCAAAGCGCACATTGAGAAACTAAAGCGTGAAAAGAATGTTGAAATAGAACTCATATATCTTCCCACGTATTCTCCGAACTTGAATCTCATAGAAAGACTATGGAAATATGCGAAAAAGAAGGTAGTAGGAATTTATTACGATAAATTCCACAAATTCAAAGAAGCGGTGAGGAACTTCTTTGAAAAAGAAGTTAAAAAAGAAAGTTGCAAGGCAGAGTTAGAGAAATTTATAGGCTCCTCTTTTCAAATCATAAAGGGGT from Mesoaciditoga lauensis cd-1655R = DSM 25116 encodes:
- a CDS encoding transposase, with product NAKYNHGKIFKAHIEKLKREKNVEIELIYLPTYSPNLNLIERLWKYAKKKVVGIYYDKFHKFKEAVRNFFEKEVKKESCKAELEKFIGSSFQIIKG